A stretch of Blastocatellia bacterium DNA encodes these proteins:
- a CDS encoding protein-disulfide reductase DsbD family protein encodes MKRREIFGLSLMLVALAFIASAQIHQGRRIVTPRLVADVATVQPGRAFTVGLYFQIEPGWHIYWENSGDAGLPIRVAWALPEGFRVSPLRWPTPRRYTESGGMTAFGYQDEAMVLATVTPPASLPGESVVLEATANWLVCKEVCLPGTAKLQLTLPIGRVEPSAEAELIARFERAVPQPMDRSPIRVVKVEWVPQDARRGTLRLELVGQAAAQEFFPRRLKGATIQHGGVRVSGRSILIPMELEAEQALGNAISGVVVTERGAYELRAALGSVFVPIASERVESAKPTPAESVTRDETSEPEVVPDGSAAGGTNWLSLPFRVRGQEERSHSLAMILLLALLGGIILNITPCVLPVLSIKILGFVHQAGEDHRRVRLMGMSFAAGVLVSLWALALIVIALRATGEQVGWGFQFQSPTFVVAISTVVFIFALNLLGVFEFRSPSVRTRWLEKPGLVGAFFNGVLATTLATPCTAPFLGTAVGFAFAQPGRIIVLVFTAIAVGLALPYVVLSWHPQWLRFVPRPGMWMVRFKQAMGFLLLGALLWLLDVLGSQLGVEAVIWTSVFLLFVAIAAWMIGQLEPHVSVRRRWGTWGLAAALVIGGYVWAFEKELQWREARALASEESATASAEEIEWKPFSLADIERRVRRGETVFIDFTADWCWNCKVNERTVLHSEAVRRKMRELRVTAIRADWTNRNPEITQMLNKFGRSGVPFYVIFPAGRLTEPITLPELLTPGLVIRALEEAGPSRVAGG; translated from the coding sequence ATGAAAAGGAGAGAGATCTTCGGCCTCAGTCTGATGCTCGTAGCGCTCGCGTTTATCGCTTCGGCGCAGATCCATCAAGGGCGGCGTATCGTGACGCCGCGTCTTGTGGCGGATGTCGCTACTGTGCAGCCTGGGCGAGCGTTCACCGTTGGTCTGTATTTTCAGATCGAGCCCGGATGGCACATCTACTGGGAGAACTCGGGAGATGCTGGGCTGCCGATTCGCGTCGCGTGGGCTCTTCCTGAAGGGTTCCGTGTCTCACCGCTGCGATGGCCGACGCCCCGGCGCTATACGGAATCGGGGGGGATGACGGCGTTCGGGTATCAAGATGAAGCGATGGTCTTGGCGACGGTGACCCCACCGGCTTCACTTCCGGGGGAGTCGGTCGTGTTGGAGGCGACGGCGAATTGGCTCGTGTGCAAGGAAGTGTGCCTCCCCGGCACAGCGAAGTTGCAGCTCACATTGCCCATTGGGCGAGTGGAGCCGAGTGCTGAGGCGGAGCTGATCGCGCGCTTCGAACGCGCGGTCCCGCAGCCGATGGATCGGAGTCCGATCCGCGTCGTCAAAGTGGAGTGGGTGCCTCAAGACGCACGTCGGGGGACGTTGCGCCTTGAGCTGGTGGGGCAAGCCGCGGCACAAGAGTTCTTTCCGCGACGTTTGAAAGGCGCGACGATTCAACATGGGGGGGTGCGGGTCTCCGGACGTTCGATCCTCATCCCCATGGAGCTGGAAGCTGAGCAGGCGCTTGGCAATGCGATCAGTGGCGTCGTGGTGACGGAGCGCGGGGCATATGAGCTGCGCGCGGCGCTCGGATCCGTGTTCGTTCCAATCGCTTCTGAACGTGTTGAGTCCGCAAAGCCTACTCCTGCCGAGAGCGTGACGCGCGACGAGACGAGCGAGCCCGAGGTCGTACCAGATGGAAGCGCTGCGGGCGGGACCAATTGGTTGAGCCTGCCGTTCCGCGTGAGGGGACAGGAGGAACGCTCGCATTCGCTGGCGATGATCCTGCTGTTAGCGCTACTTGGCGGGATCATCCTCAACATCACGCCCTGCGTGTTGCCCGTTCTCTCGATTAAGATCCTGGGATTCGTCCATCAAGCGGGAGAGGATCATCGGCGTGTGCGCCTAATGGGGATGAGCTTCGCTGCTGGCGTGCTCGTCTCGCTGTGGGCGTTGGCACTTATTGTGATTGCTCTTCGAGCGACGGGCGAACAAGTGGGATGGGGCTTTCAGTTCCAGTCTCCGACGTTCGTCGTCGCCATCAGCACGGTGGTCTTCATCTTCGCGCTCAATCTCCTCGGCGTCTTCGAATTCCGAAGTCCGAGCGTGCGAACGCGGTGGTTGGAGAAACCGGGTCTGGTGGGCGCATTCTTCAACGGCGTCCTGGCGACGACGTTGGCGACGCCCTGTACGGCGCCCTTTTTGGGCACAGCAGTAGGATTCGCCTTCGCGCAGCCGGGGCGCATTATTGTACTCGTCTTCACGGCGATCGCCGTGGGATTGGCGCTTCCCTATGTCGTGCTCTCGTGGCATCCGCAGTGGTTGCGGTTCGTCCCCCGACCTGGGATGTGGATGGTCCGCTTCAAGCAAGCGATGGGCTTTTTGCTGCTGGGAGCGTTGCTCTGGCTGTTGGATGTGTTGGGGAGTCAACTGGGCGTGGAAGCCGTCATTTGGACGAGCGTCTTTCTTCTCTTTGTGGCCATCGCCGCGTGGATGATTGGGCAATTAGAACCCCATGTCTCAGTGCGGCGGCGATGGGGAACGTGGGGTCTCGCGGCAGCGCTCGTCATCGGCGGTTATGTCTGGGCGTTTGAGAAAGAGCTGCAGTGGCGAGAAGCGCGCGCGCTGGCGTCCGAAGAATCAGCGACAGCGTCGGCTGAGGAGATCGAATGGAAGCCATTCTCGCTGGCCGATATCGAGCGACGCGTGCGGCGCGGGGAGACGGTCTTCATTGATTTCACCGCCGATTGGTGCTGGAACTGTAAGGTGAATGAGCGAACGGTTCTGCACTCGGAAGCTGTTCGCCGAAAGATGCGCGAGTTGCGCGTGACGGCCATTCGGGCCGATTGGACGAATCGAAATCCGGAGATCACGCAGATGCTCAACAAATTCGGCCGATCGGGGGTGCCCTTCTATGTGATCTTCCCGGCCGGCCGATTGACCGAACCGATCACGTTGCCGGAACTTTTGACGCCCGGATTGGTAATTCGGGCGCTTGAAGAAGCCGGACCGAGCCGGGTCGCCGGAGGGTAA
- a CDS encoding pyridoxal phosphate-dependent aminotransferase — protein MRLAARMARLGTETAFDVLVRARELERQGREIIHLELGEPDFLTPEPIIEAAYRALKDGWTKYGPSAGLLPLREAIADEVSRRRGISVTPDQVVVTPGAKPIIFFSILALIDEGDEVIYPNPGFPIYESMINYVGGVPVPIPLREERDFALDVEELISKITPRTRMIILNSPHNPTGGVLGYDDLKAIAEAVVDRDLMILSDEIYSRIVFESEHVSIAQFPGMLEKTIILDGFSKAYAMTGWRLGYGVMRADLAAQIAKLQTNSTSCTASFVQIAGIEALRGDQTPVAEMVAEFRRRRDRIVEGLNAIEGFSCRMPKGAFYVFPNITRTGWTSKALADYLLEEAGVACLAGTAFGQHGEGYIRFSYANSLENIERALERIARAMAKARAAA, from the coding sequence ATGCGACTGGCAGCACGCATGGCGCGTTTAGGGACGGAGACAGCTTTCGATGTCCTGGTCCGCGCTCGCGAACTAGAGCGGCAGGGGCGAGAGATCATCCACCTGGAGTTGGGCGAACCGGATTTTCTCACTCCGGAGCCCATTATTGAAGCGGCCTATCGCGCCTTGAAAGACGGATGGACGAAGTACGGTCCTTCGGCGGGACTCCTGCCGTTGCGCGAGGCGATTGCGGACGAGGTCTCACGACGACGCGGTATTTCCGTCACCCCAGATCAGGTCGTCGTCACGCCGGGAGCGAAACCCATCATTTTCTTCTCGATCCTCGCCCTCATAGATGAAGGCGATGAGGTGATCTATCCGAATCCTGGATTCCCGATCTATGAGTCGATGATCAACTACGTGGGGGGAGTGCCCGTGCCGATCCCCCTTCGCGAAGAACGCGATTTCGCCCTCGATGTGGAAGAGCTGATCAGCAAGATCACGCCGCGGACTCGGATGATCATCTTGAATTCCCCCCACAATCCGACCGGGGGCGTGCTCGGATACGACGACCTGAAAGCCATTGCGGAAGCCGTTGTGGATCGAGACCTCATGATCCTGTCGGACGAGATCTACAGTCGCATCGTCTTCGAGAGCGAGCACGTGAGCATCGCGCAATTTCCGGGGATGTTGGAGAAGACGATCATCCTCGATGGCTTCTCCAAAGCGTATGCGATGACGGGATGGCGATTGGGCTACGGGGTCATGCGGGCGGATTTGGCGGCGCAGATCGCGAAGTTGCAAACGAATTCGACGTCCTGTACAGCCTCGTTCGTGCAGATAGCGGGCATCGAAGCGTTGCGGGGCGATCAAACGCCCGTCGCTGAGATGGTCGCCGAATTTCGGCGTCGGCGAGATCGCATCGTGGAGGGATTGAACGCCATCGAAGGCTTCTCCTGCCGAATGCCGAAGGGCGCGTTTTACGTCTTCCCCAATATCACGCGGACGGGATGGACGTCGAAAGCGCTGGCCGATTACCTGCTCGAAGAAGCGGGCGTCGCGTGCTTGGCGGGGACGGCCTTCGGGCAGCATGGGGAGGGATACATTCGCTTCTCCTACGCCAATTCCCTGGAGAATATCGAACGCGCGCTTGAACGCATCGCGCGCGCGATGGCGAAGGCGCGAGCCGCCGCATGA
- a CDS encoding 5'-nucleotidase C-terminal domain-containing protein translates to MSEITRRKRWSLAATLLLLVGGWSAFAQAPQPPTADIRIKPAPIRVDASAGEDKTVKDLVARYGERLRAEMRTVIGRADQDLIKGLGGGSLGAFVADVIRRTAEQITGEPIHAALQNSGGLRRPIPRGKITLGTIYEVMPFENQIVVLEISGETLLALIRHLVARGNERVTDALSGVHIVACRGELKTASVDGRPIEPHAIYRLATSDYLHQGGGGYAMLATARTVIPTGMTIRDALINFIRHEAASGRAIAASAEERFRVECPER, encoded by the coding sequence ATGTCGGAGATTACGAGGCGAAAGCGATGGAGCCTTGCGGCAACGCTTCTGCTGCTGGTGGGGGGCTGGAGCGCCTTCGCCCAAGCCCCTCAGCCCCCGACGGCCGACATTCGAATCAAGCCCGCGCCCATTCGCGTGGATGCGAGCGCAGGAGAGGACAAAACGGTCAAAGACTTGGTCGCTCGTTATGGGGAACGCCTTCGCGCGGAGATGCGCACCGTCATTGGACGAGCAGATCAGGATTTAATCAAAGGCCTCGGTGGAGGATCGCTCGGGGCCTTCGTGGCCGATGTGATCCGGCGCACGGCGGAGCAGATCACTGGTGAGCCCATTCACGCTGCATTACAAAATTCTGGCGGCTTGCGGCGCCCGATCCCGCGCGGGAAGATCACGCTCGGGACGATTTATGAGGTCATGCCCTTCGAAAATCAGATCGTCGTGTTGGAGATCTCCGGCGAGACGCTTCTGGCCCTCATTCGCCATTTGGTCGCCCGTGGGAACGAGCGCGTCACCGATGCCCTCTCCGGTGTTCACATCGTCGCATGTCGAGGAGAGCTGAAAACTGCTTCAGTGGATGGTCGCCCGATCGAACCACACGCGATCTATCGGCTCGCGACGTCCGACTACCTCCATCAAGGAGGGGGTGGGTATGCGATGCTCGCCACGGCGCGAACTGTCATCCCAACCGGAATGACGATTCGCGACGCTCTGATCAACTTCATTCGCCACGAAGCGGCATCCGGTCGGGCGATCGCGGCTTCTGCCGAAGAGCGATTTCGCGTCGAATGTCCGGAGCGCTGA
- the aroE gene encoding shikimate dehydrogenase — translation MALPMKIVASVMESRPALALIEQVSAVADGVELRLDALGISPAEDLTSVIASAIGATSKPIILTYRPREEGGQAEASLSERLSFWSRVLAWTERRADVRARLFYDWEVDLAEAFLQLAPPVRALPWERVIASHHRDEARPEAVEAMYARLSALPARVLKLAIFARDIGDSLIIFRLLERARREGRTLVGIAMGMAGLITRILGVAYGSAFTYGAAVAGREAAPGQIPVADLRTLYRVAEIGRQTMVVGVIGHPIGHSLSPLIHNTGFQALRLDFVYVPLEVAALDRFMRDFVRPETRQLSWPLRGLSVTIPHKVAVMEFVEDVDPLARRVGAVNTLVVEGERLRGYNTDVAGGTEPLRERIALKGARVAIVGAGGAARALAYGVREYGARVLLFGRRWERVRELAEEVGADAHVLDELATCAFDVLINATPVGMAGYPEQEVIPESALRHRPLVYDLVYNPAETPLLRRARRMGCPVLSGVEMFLRQAAEQFRLWTGAEPPLDVMRARMYTALR, via the coding sequence ATGGCGTTGCCGATGAAGATCGTCGCCTCGGTGATGGAGTCAAGGCCGGCGCTCGCGCTCATAGAGCAAGTCAGTGCCGTCGCCGATGGGGTCGAGCTGCGCTTGGATGCGCTTGGGATTTCCCCGGCCGAGGATCTGACTTCGGTGATCGCCTCGGCCATCGGTGCGACGTCGAAGCCGATCATTCTGACCTATCGGCCGCGCGAGGAGGGAGGACAAGCTGAAGCTTCGCTCTCGGAGCGTCTGTCGTTCTGGTCGAGGGTGCTCGCGTGGACGGAACGTCGAGCGGACGTGCGAGCGCGCCTCTTCTACGATTGGGAGGTGGATTTGGCCGAAGCGTTCCTACAGCTAGCGCCTCCCGTGAGAGCGCTTCCTTGGGAGCGAGTGATCGCCTCGCACCATCGGGATGAAGCGAGGCCTGAGGCGGTCGAAGCGATGTATGCGCGCTTGAGCGCGCTGCCGGCGCGCGTGTTGAAGCTCGCCATCTTCGCCCGCGATATCGGAGACTCGCTCATTATCTTTCGCTTGCTCGAGCGCGCTCGACGGGAGGGACGAACGCTCGTGGGAATTGCGATGGGGATGGCTGGGCTCATCACGCGCATTCTGGGTGTGGCTTACGGAAGCGCCTTCACCTACGGAGCAGCAGTCGCCGGACGCGAAGCCGCTCCTGGACAGATTCCCGTCGCAGATCTGCGGACGCTCTATCGCGTCGCAGAGATCGGGCGGCAAACGATGGTCGTGGGCGTGATCGGGCATCCGATCGGCCATTCGCTCTCGCCGCTCATCCATAATACGGGATTTCAGGCGCTCAGATTGGATTTCGTCTATGTGCCGCTTGAAGTGGCGGCGCTGGATCGCTTCATGCGGGATTTCGTGCGACCGGAGACCCGACAGCTCTCATGGCCGTTGCGCGGCCTGAGCGTCACAATTCCTCATAAGGTCGCGGTGATGGAGTTCGTGGAGGACGTGGATCCCTTGGCGCGGCGTGTCGGAGCCGTGAATACGCTCGTCGTCGAGGGCGAGCGACTGCGGGGGTATAACACCGATGTCGCTGGGGGAACGGAGCCGCTTCGCGAGCGCATCGCGCTCAAGGGAGCGCGCGTGGCCATCGTCGGTGCTGGGGGAGCAGCGCGCGCCCTCGCTTACGGCGTGCGTGAATATGGCGCGCGCGTCTTGCTCTTCGGACGACGTTGGGAACGCGTTCGAGAATTGGCGGAAGAAGTTGGCGCGGACGCTCACGTCCTTGATGAATTGGCGACCTGTGCCTTCGACGTGTTGATCAATGCGACGCCTGTAGGGATGGCTGGATATCCGGAGCAAGAGGTGATCCCGGAATCCGCTCTGCGCCATCGGCCCTTGGTCTACGATCTCGTTTACAATCCCGCAGAGACGCCGCTGCTTCGTCGCGCGAGGCGTATGGGCTGTCCCGTTCTCTCAGGCGTCGAGATGTTCCTTCGCCAAGCGGCTGAACAATTTCGGCTCTGGACGGGTGCGGAGCCGCCGCTTGATGTCATGAGAGCGCGTATGTATACTGCTTTGCGTTGA